A section of the Salvelinus fontinalis isolate EN_2023a chromosome 33, ASM2944872v1, whole genome shotgun sequence genome encodes:
- the LOC129832148 gene encoding importin subunit alpha-3, translating to MADNEKLDNQRLKNFKNKGRDLETMRRQRTEVVVELRKNKRDEHLLKRRNVPHEDICEDSDADGDFRSQNTSLEAIVQNATSDNQGVQLSAVQAARKLLSSDRNPPIDDLIKSGILPILVHCLDRDDNPSLQFEAAWALTNIASGTSEQTQAVVQSNAVPLFLRLLQSPHQNVCEQAVWALGNIIGDGPQCRDYVISLGVVKPLLSFISPSIPITFLRNVTWVMVNLCRHKDPPPPMETIQEILPALCVLIHHTDVNILVDTVWALSYLTDAGNEQIQMVIDSGIVPNLVPLLSHQEVKVQTAALRAVGNIVTGTDEQTQVVLNCDALGHFPSLLTHPKEKINKEAVWFLSNITAGNQQQVQAVIDANLVPMIIHLLDKGDFGTQKEAAWAISNLTISGRKDQVAYLIQQQVIPPFCNLLTVKDAQVVQVVLDGLSNILKMADDEAETIANLIEECGGLEKVEQLQNHENEDIYKLAYEIIDQFFSSDDIDEDSSLVPEAIQGGTYGFNSSTNVPTEGFQF from the exons ATGGCTGACAACGAGAAACTAGACAACCAGCGGCTGAAGAATTTCAAGAACAAGGGTCGCGATTTGGAG ACGATGAGAAGACAGAGGACGGAGGTGGTGGTGGAACTCCGCAAG AACAAAAGGGACGAGCACCTTCTGAAGAGGAGAAACGTGCCCCACGAGGACATCTGTGAGGACTCTGATGCCGACGGAGACTTCAGATCG CAAAACACCTCTCTTGAAGCAATAGTACAA AATGCCACCAGTGATAACCAGGGAGTTCAGCTGAGTGCTGTGCAGGCTGCAAG GAAGCTGTTGTCTAGTGACCGTAACCCTCCCATAGATGACCTGATCAAGTCTGGCATTCTCCCCATCCTGGTGCACTGTCTGGACAGAGATGATAA TCCATCTCTACAGTTTGAAGCTGCCTGGGCTTTGACCAACATTGCCTCAGGAACCTCAGAGCAGACCCAGGCAGTGGTCCAGTCCA ATGCTGTGCCACTGTTCCTGAGGCTGCTGCAATCTCCTCACCAGAATGTGTGTGAACAGGCGGTCTGGGCCCTGGGCAACATCATAG GCGACGGCCCCCAGTGCAGGGACTATGTGATCAGTCTTGGCGTGGTGAAGCCCCTGCTGTCCTTCATCAGcccctctatccccatcaccttcCTCCGTAACGTCACCTGGGTCATGGTCAACCTCTGCCGCCACAAGGACCCACCGCCACCCATGGAGACCATCCAGGAg ATTCTTCCAGCTCTCTGTGTGCTGATCCACCACACGGATGTTAAT ATCCTGGTGGACACGGTGTGGGCTCTGTCCTACCTGACTGACGCTGGCAACGAGCAGATTCAGATGGTCATCGACTCGGGCATCGTGCCCAACCTGGTGCCCTTGCTTAGCCACCAGGAGGTCAAAGTCCAG ACGGCTGCTCTGCGGGCAGTGGGCAACATAGTGACTGGAACAGATGAACAGACCCAGGTGGTGCTCAACTGTGACGCCCTGGGacacttcccctctctcctcacacaccccaaGGAGAAGATCAACAAG GAGGCAGTGTGGTTCCTGTCCAACATCACAGCAGGCAACCAGCAGCAGGTGCAGGCCGTCATCGACGCCAACCTGGTACCCATGATCATCCACCTTCTGGACAAG GGAGACTTTGGAACACAGAAAGAAGCCGCCTGGGCCATCAGCAACCTGACAATTAGCGGGAGGAAGGACCAG GTGGCGTACCTGATCCAGCAGCAGGTGATCCCTCCATTCTGTAACCTGCTGACAGTGAAGGATGCTCAGGTGGTGCAGGTGGTCCTGGACGGACTCAGCAACATCCTCAAGATGGCCGACGACGAGGCCGAGACCATCGCCAACCTCATCGAGGAGTGTGGAG GTCTGGAGAAGGTGGAGCAGCTCCAGAATCATGAGAACGAAGACATCTATAAACTGGCGTATGAAATTATTGATCAGTTCTTCTCATCTGATGAT ATTGATGAAGACTCCAGCCTGGTTCCGGAGGCGATCCAGGGTGGAACGTACGGCTTCAATTCCTCCACCAACGTGCCAACAGAGGGGTTCCAGTTCTAG